TTGGGTAACCAGGACGTCACCGCCGAATACCCATCTGCATAGGAATTGAATCTTAAGTTGATGAGTCCCGGAGGAACAATACACTGGAATCGTCCCTCAAAGTCGGTCACAAGATCAAACTTCAACCAACTAAAACCTGGCCAACGTTTACTAATGGTCTGTCCATAAATTAATGTCAGCTTGTAGTCTTTGACGTTCTCCTTAGTATCATACTTTTGAATTCGCCCATGGACTTTGACACCAGGAGCTACGCGAATCTTGAGAGGAATTTCCTGATTTGCTTTCACTTCAATTCGGGGGGCCACATTGGCTCGCAACGGTTGGTCTTCCGGTAGAAACGCAGGTACAAAAATGAAACCCACAGCCATTTTTTCGACGAAAAACTTCCCGTCGGTAGCAACAGGTACATTGACAATATGTTGGAACCCTGTCGGCCTTCCTGGCACTGATTCTAACTTAAACGGTAGTTCCTTTGGTAACGCAAAACCTTCCGCAACAAGCAACTGCCCCTTTACAGATCCTGTTTCAGGCAGACGCAGACTGAAGTGTGGCATCTTCTCCGACGGGCGTACATTCAGGAAAAAATTCTGGTTGTATCGCATCTTACCCATATCACCTGGTGGAACGAGTATCATCTCCTTCAGAGCTCCGGGAGTAACGTATGGTAAATGGGCCATTCCGTCCGCTCGCGTGATCCCAGTTGACTGCACCTCCCATTCTTTCGGCATCGGGTATCCTACTCCTCTCGGAACACCAATACTTCGCGGAATGACACGTACACCTGTTAACGGAGTCCCTTTTGAGTCGAGCACACTTATCCAAGTTCCTGTCGTTGCTGCCAGCGACAACTCAGATCGTTTTCTTTTAGATAAGGAAGTAATCACCGTAGACCAATTGCTACGAGCAGCCACATATCCATCGGCCTTGGCCCAGACTGCACCGAATTCGCGTTTCTTCATCTCCTCAGCTGGAATTTTGAGTGAGTAATTCCCCAGCGAATCTGCGACCCCCGAAGCGATGACACGTCCTTGATCTCGTTTTTGAAAATCGGAATAGGCGACCAAAGCGACCTTGGCACCGTCGATTCCCTGTTTATTTTGATCCACGATACGGCCGATAATGGTATTTTTTTGCTTGACTATGACCGCTGACTTGGCATTGTCTAACTTACGATTCTTCTGATCGATGTCAACTTTGATCTTCGGTTCGATTTTGGTTTTGACTTGTGGAACTGCAACCGTGTCAGCCGCAGGTACTCTATCGTTAACAACCGCTGTGGGAGAATCTGTTGTTGGACTGATGACTTCAGCGCGTACAACTGGTACCAGTGGTATCGCAGCGAGAATGATTCCGATCAGACCAATGAGCACCGCTGATTTGACGCTTAACTTGATAGAAAATGTTCGATCTGATTTCATCAGTCGTGTGATGCGCTGTTCTATGTCACCCGCATCATCAAGTAAGGTCGTGGTCAATGGAATAGGAAGATTTTGGGTAACAGACCATTCAGCAACTTTCACAATTGCTTCGGCCAGCGGTAGCCCATCGCCCAATTGTTTAACCACGTGATCGTCACAGATACGTTCGCGCAAACGGCTAATCTGCTGATTGATGTGTCGCAGCAAAGGATTCCACCAAAACCCGATACCAGCCAACTGTTGAAGAATTGCGATTGACGTATCGTGGCGCGTAACGTGTGCCACCTCATGAGCCAGAACACAGGCAAGTTCTTCATCATTCAGTGACTCAGCCAACCCTTCCGGCATAACAATCACTGATCGCCAGAGACCCAGAGTCAAGGGAGCAGGTGCTATTGGCGATTCAAAAACAGTTGCTGTTTTAGTTCCCTCCTTATTAGGATAGACTTGATGCATTGCGTTCATGATGCGTACATCGGTTATCGGCTGTAGTGAGCGTCTCAGTTGCCAAATAACAAACAATCCACGAACGAACTTCACCAGAAGCCAAAAAGCAACGGCTGCCCAAACTAACGCAAGCACGCGACCAATATTTCGAATGACTTCGAAACTTGAAAATCTTTGATTTGATTTGGATGTTCCTGGTGACTCAGCTACCGCTAAATCCTTCGGCATGGTATCAGCGGCAATCTCCGCTGTTTCCTGCTTTGGTTCGGCAGTAGAGGAGCTTTCAATCCTACTTTGATCGTCACCTGTGTCGTGTGTTTTTGTTGTGGTCAAATTGGGTGATATAACCGACCAGGGAACATGGTCAACAAAATTATCAGTTGTTAGAGACGATTCTAAAGCAGGTAAATCCACACGCTCTAATGAGCCAATGGCAATCGGCACAACACCAAACCCTTGACCGGAAGAAACCCAGATCGCCAATGGACTGACCAAAATCAATACGAGGGCGATACAAAATAATCCATGCCGCGTCGGTAACGTCCATCGACGAGCCCATAATCCGACTAATACAGCCACGACGCTTAAAATAATCGAAGCCAGAACAACATTAAAAATCAGCAATTCGACCTGAGTAGAAAA
The Gimesia aquarii DNA segment above includes these coding regions:
- a CDS encoding M56 family metallopeptidase; protein product: MPFLPFSTQVELLIFNVVLASIILSVVAVLVGLWARRWTLPTRHGLFCIALVLILVSPLAIWVSSGQGFGVVPIAIGSLERVDLPALESSLTTDNFVDHVPWSVISPNLTTTKTHDTGDDQSRIESSSTAEPKQETAEIAADTMPKDLAVAESPGTSKSNQRFSSFEVIRNIGRVLALVWAAVAFWLLVKFVRGLFVIWQLRRSLQPITDVRIMNAMHQVYPNKEGTKTATVFESPIAPAPLTLGLWRSVIVMPEGLAESLNDEELACVLAHEVAHVTRHDTSIAILQQLAGIGFWWNPLLRHINQQISRLRERICDDHVVKQLGDGLPLAEAIVKVAEWSVTQNLPIPLTTTLLDDAGDIEQRITRLMKSDRTFSIKLSVKSAVLIGLIGIILAAIPLVPVVRAEVISPTTDSPTAVVNDRVPAADTVAVPQVKTKIEPKIKVDIDQKNRKLDNAKSAVIVKQKNTIIGRIVDQNKQGIDGAKVALVAYSDFQKRDQGRVIASGVADSLGNYSLKIPAEEMKKREFGAVWAKADGYVAARSNWSTVITSLSKRKRSELSLAATTGTWISVLDSKGTPLTGVRVIPRSIGVPRGVGYPMPKEWEVQSTGITRADGMAHLPYVTPGALKEMILVPPGDMGKMRYNQNFFLNVRPSEKMPHFSLRLPETGSVKGQLLVAEGFALPKELPFKLESVPGRPTGFQHIVNVPVATDGKFFVEKMAVGFIFVPAFLPEDQPLRANVAPRIEVKANQEIPLKIRVAPGVKVHGRIQKYDTKENVKDYKLTLIYGQTISKRWPGFSWLKFDLVTDFEGRFQCIVPPGLINLRFNSYADGYSAVTSWLPKEKRGVLGMRSEIPDQESFDLGTIDLVKNVPIAGRVVDLKNQPLVNWTVYGYPKVPNFTQSETMNSMAGVFTINDGAFKGSYPQTYPPAYWKVSHRVWKTKYEFDDLKYAAKVISHEPFILQVDTSKEWQYGEQIPYDTTPLKSSNSSTNSDQ